From the Halalkalicoccus sp. CGA53 genome, one window contains:
- a CDS encoding MBL fold metallo-hydrolase, with translation MVHSTWGDWFVREEIEATDPDGASLWYLGCNAFVLRSAEATIYIDPYFDDGQPPWVVRMIPVPMDPADATLCDAVCVTHEHIDHFHPPSYGPLTEELGADLYVPGSAFEEPDYEGDVRTPEDQRHVIGVGDEFAVGDFTIHVRGANDPDAIEPLSYVVEHDSGTFFHGGDSKPAEEFLDIGEEFDIDLGVLAFGTVGHIHFPEEGETKRTRWYMDENQVIEAANDLRLDRLLPSHYDMWRGVGADPKVLHEHAASHDYPRIHEPIAIGDRVDFDRAGIVRSNSLR, from the coding sequence ATGGTCCACTCAACGTGGGGAGACTGGTTCGTGCGCGAGGAGATCGAGGCGACCGACCCCGACGGCGCGTCGCTCTGGTATCTGGGCTGTAACGCGTTCGTCCTCCGCTCGGCGGAGGCGACGATCTACATCGACCCGTACTTCGACGACGGACAGCCGCCATGGGTCGTCCGGATGATCCCGGTGCCGATGGACCCGGCCGACGCGACGCTCTGTGACGCGGTGTGCGTCACCCACGAGCACATCGACCACTTCCACCCGCCCTCGTACGGGCCGCTGACCGAGGAGCTCGGCGCGGACCTCTACGTCCCGGGCTCCGCGTTCGAGGAGCCGGACTACGAGGGCGACGTCAGGACGCCCGAGGACCAGCGCCACGTGATCGGGGTCGGCGACGAGTTCGCGGTCGGCGATTTCACGATCCACGTCCGCGGGGCGAACGACCCCGACGCGATCGAGCCGCTCTCGTACGTCGTCGAACACGACTCCGGGACGTTCTTCCACGGCGGGGACAGCAAGCCCGCCGAGGAGTTCCTCGATATCGGCGAGGAGTTCGACATCGACCTCGGCGTCCTGGCGTTCGGGACGGTCGGCCACATCCACTTCCCGGAGGAGGGCGAGACGAAACGGACGCGGTGGTACATGGACGAGAACCAGGTGATTGAGGCGGCGAACGACCTCCGGCTGGATCGGCTGCTCCCCTCGCACTACGACATGTGGCGCGGCGTCGGCGCGGACCCGAAGGTGCTGCACGAACACGCCGCCTCGCACGACTACCCCCGGATCCACGAGCCGATCGCGATCGGCGACCGGGTCGACTTCGACCGGGCGGGCATCGTCCGGTCGAACTCGCTCCGCTGA
- a CDS encoding SDR family NAD(P)-dependent oxidoreductase, whose translation MGRLNPDFGDETVVITGATSGIGRETALRFGDAGATVVVGDIENEPKDADVPTHEAIEDGGGTATFQRTDVTDHEQLRDLVETAREFGGVDVMINNAGLYIGGSVLDLEPEEFDRIHAVNAKGAYFGIQAAANDMIDRGEPGSIVNTASISSSYAQFDQVQYDSTKGAVRMITRGSALELAEHGIRVNAVGPGQIATEFIEGWTEEATEAAKSGDLIKDVPLGRAGTPEDVAGAYLYLASEEASYVTGELLFVDGGWQVF comes from the coding sequence ATGGGACGACTGAACCCAGATTTCGGCGACGAGACCGTGGTCATCACCGGGGCGACGTCGGGGATCGGCCGCGAGACCGCCCTCCGGTTCGGCGACGCCGGGGCGACCGTCGTCGTCGGCGACATCGAGAACGAGCCGAAGGACGCGGACGTGCCGACACACGAGGCGATCGAGGACGGGGGTGGGACGGCGACGTTCCAGCGGACGGACGTGACCGACCACGAGCAGCTCCGCGATCTGGTCGAGACGGCCCGCGAGTTCGGGGGGGTCGACGTGATGATCAACAACGCGGGGCTCTACATCGGCGGCTCGGTGCTCGACCTCGAACCCGAGGAGTTCGATCGGATCCACGCGGTCAACGCGAAGGGTGCGTACTTCGGGATCCAGGCGGCGGCCAACGACATGATCGACAGGGGGGAGCCGGGGTCGATCGTCAACACGGCCTCGATCAGTTCGAGCTACGCACAGTTCGACCAGGTGCAGTACGACTCGACGAAGGGTGCCGTCAGGATGATCACTCGGGGGTCGGCGCTCGAACTCGCCGAACACGGCATCCGCGTGAACGCGGTCGGTCCCGGACAGATCGCGACCGAGTTCATCGAGGGCTGGACCGAGGAGGCCACCGAGGCCGCGAAGTCCGGCGACCTGATCAAAGACGTCCCGCTCGGACGCGCCGGAACGCCCGAGGACGTCGCCGGGGCGTACCTCTACCTGGCGAGCGAGGAGGCGAGCTACGTCACCGGCGAACTGCTGTTCGTCGACGGCGGCTGGCAGGTCTTCTGA
- a CDS encoding DJ-1/PfpI family protein: MTIEDKNVAIIVAHEFEDIEMEYCLLQLDHEGANVTLVPVEAGFNARHGSADAPIKGRFGTPCPPIVMQEGVRYSVSEFEDLDLDELDCVLYPGGFSPDHLRVVPEVVEFTKEAYEAGKLVAAICHGPEVLIEADIVNGKDVTAWESVKTALRNAGGEYHDVPYVKDGNVLTGRCPDDLPDFCAGIVEAFAAEELQQPADD; the protein is encoded by the coding sequence ATGACTATTGAGGACAAAAACGTCGCGATCATCGTCGCCCACGAGTTCGAGGACATCGAGATGGAGTACTGCCTGCTCCAGCTGGACCACGAGGGGGCGAACGTCACGCTCGTTCCCGTAGAGGCGGGCTTCAACGCCCGCCACGGCTCGGCGGACGCGCCGATCAAGGGCCGGTTCGGGACGCCGTGTCCGCCGATCGTGATGCAGGAGGGCGTACGCTACTCCGTAAGCGAGTTCGAGGACCTCGACCTCGACGAGCTCGACTGCGTCCTCTACCCGGGAGGCTTCTCGCCCGACCACCTCCGGGTCGTTCCGGAGGTCGTCGAGTTCACGAAGGAGGCCTACGAGGCCGGGAAGCTCGTCGCCGCGATCTGTCACGGCCCCGAGGTTCTCATCGAGGCAGACATCGTCAACGGGAAGGACGTCACCGCGTGGGAGTCGGTGAAGACCGCGTTGCGCAACGCCGGCGGCGAGTACCACGACGTGCCGTACGTGAAGGACGGGAACGTCCTCACCGGGCGGTGTCCGGACGACCTGCCGGACTTCTGTGCGGGGATCGTCGAGGCGTTCGCGGCCGAGGAACTGCAACAGCCCGCCGACGACTAG
- a CDS encoding IclR family transcriptional regulator, giving the protein MAENARNRVNAATTAFTVVDGLKQLEGAGVTELSDYLEIPKSTVHSYLSTLEREGYVVKDGGEYHVGVRFLEYGASARRRADIYEAAKPEVDRLAEETGNLANLMVEEHGWGIYLHRGMGERAVRPIDTQVGTRVHLHSTAMGKAILAHLPEGRVEAIVEERGLPQMTRRTVTDREELAAELEAIRERGYAIDDGELVEGLRCVGAPVLGDAGHVFGAVSVAGPARRFDGSYLVEEMPERVMEAANVVTLNLTYS; this is encoded by the coding sequence ATGGCCGAGAACGCACGGAACCGCGTGAACGCGGCGACGACGGCGTTCACGGTCGTCGACGGATTGAAACAGCTAGAGGGTGCCGGCGTCACCGAGCTTTCGGACTACCTCGAGATCCCGAAGAGTACGGTCCACAGCTACCTCAGCACGCTCGAACGGGAGGGGTACGTCGTCAAGGACGGTGGGGAGTACCACGTCGGCGTGCGCTTTCTCGAGTACGGTGCGAGCGCACGGCGCCGGGCCGACATCTACGAGGCGGCGAAACCGGAGGTCGACCGCCTCGCCGAGGAGACGGGGAACCTGGCGAACCTGATGGTCGAGGAGCACGGCTGGGGCATCTACCTCCACCGGGGGATGGGCGAGCGCGCGGTGCGACCGATCGACACACAGGTCGGGACGCGCGTCCACCTCCACTCGACGGCGATGGGGAAGGCGATACTCGCACACCTGCCTGAGGGACGCGTCGAGGCGATCGTCGAGGAGCGCGGGCTCCCGCAGATGACGCGACGGACGGTGACCGACCGAGAGGAGCTCGCGGCCGAACTCGAGGCGATCCGCGAGCGAGGGTACGCCATCGACGACGGAGAGCTGGTCGAGGGGCTTCGCTGTGTCGGCGCCCCCGTCCTCGGCGACGCGGGCCACGTGTTCGGGGCGGTGAGCGTCGCCGGACCCGCCCGTCGGTTCGACGGGAGCTACCTCGTCGAGGAGATGCCCGAACGGGTGATGGAGGCGGCGAACGTCGTCACGCTGAACCTCACCTACTCGTGA
- a CDS encoding IclR family transcriptional regulator, whose protein sequence is MAGTARNPVKSARTTFAVLDGLKELDGAGVTELANYLEIPKSTVHSYLSTLEEEECLIKEEGVYHIGVRFLEYGAHARQRTDVYEIAKPEVDRLAEETGNLSNLLIEEHGRGVYLHRGEDTRAIQVNTRVGTRVYLHSTALGKSILANLPERRVETILDRHGLPEVTPNTITDRAELAAELEEIRERGYAIDDEEQVEGLRCISAPIVSASGRVLGSISVSGPTHRFKGTYFTETIPDSVMEAANVIELNLTYS, encoded by the coding sequence ATGGCAGGAACCGCACGCAACCCCGTCAAGTCGGCCCGGACGACGTTCGCCGTCCTCGACGGGCTGAAGGAGCTGGACGGTGCCGGTGTCACCGAACTGGCCAACTACCTCGAGATCCCGAAGAGTACGGTCCACAGCTACCTCAGCACGCTCGAGGAGGAGGAGTGCCTCATCAAGGAGGAGGGGGTCTACCACATCGGCGTGCGATTTCTCGAGTACGGTGCACACGCCCGACAGCGAACCGACGTCTACGAGATCGCGAAACCGGAGGTCGACCGCCTCGCCGAGGAGACGGGGAACCTCAGCAACCTCCTGATCGAGGAACACGGTCGGGGTGTGTACCTCCACCGGGGGGAGGACACCAGGGCGATCCAGGTCAACACCAGGGTCGGAACGCGCGTCTACCTCCACTCGACGGCGCTCGGAAAGTCGATCCTCGCGAACCTGCCCGAACGTCGTGTCGAGACGATCCTCGACAGACACGGCCTTCCCGAGGTGACTCCCAACACGATCACCGACCGGGCCGAGCTCGCGGCCGAGCTCGAGGAGATCCGCGAGCGGGGGTACGCCATCGACGACGAGGAGCAGGTCGAGGGACTGCGCTGTATCAGCGCCCCGATCGTGAGCGCCTCGGGTCGGGTCCTCGGCTCGATCAGCGTCTCGGGGCCGACCCACCGGTTCAAGGGGACGTACTTCACCGAGACGATCCCGGACAGCGTGATGGAGGCGGCGAACGTCATCGAACTCAACCTGACCTACTCCTGA